The genomic region TAGGCAAAGCATCAACTGCAACTATTGTTTGCGTAGGAAGATAGCTCGAATAGTATGTTTTATAAACTTCATTTACTGCGTCAACATCTTTGATATTTTTAACAAATATAGTAATTCTGACAATATCGTCCATAACGTGTCCGATGCTGTCAATAATTGCCTTGATATTTTTAAAACATTGTTCAGCCTGATCTTTGATACCACCCGCTACCAATTCACCTGTTTTTGGATCAATAGGTAATTGGGCTGAAAAGTTGTTATAATGAGAAAAAGCTACTGTTTGTGAATGCAGAGAACTTTGTGGTGCCTTTTCTGTATTTCTTGCTAGTACCGCGTTATAATTACTCATAATATTTTCCTCTTTTCTTTCAAATATTGGTTTTGTCAGCGTTTCATAAAAAAACTGCTGCAGTGATACCCTTCTTCAGTCTGCTATAATATAAATTAAGTATTATTTGATATCTAATATCACCATTTCAATAAATTATAATTCATTCAATGAAAAAAATCAATGAAAATATTAAATATTTGAAAAATCGCCGGAAGAATGGGTATTTTTTTAATTAAAATTTATAATTCCATATAGTCCTGACTCTGTGTCATTATACGTTAAATCAAAAAGAATATAATGTATTTATGATATTTTGACATGATTTCAGACTAAAAAGATACTGTTTGCTAACTAATAAACTTTATGAATAAAACTATCTGAATCTTTATTTTTAAAATTTTCAAACATTATATGTAATTTAGTAAATCAAAAATCGAACTAATTTCACTTAGTCCGATTTTTCCATATATTATTTTAAACTTGCTGTTCTGAGTTTTTCTCAAAAAGCTCAGTTCTTCTATCTAAAAATACTGGAGTTAATCAATTTTTTCATTTCACTATATAATTTTGACATTTCATCTATTATTCCGGGAGAACCTCTCATAAGCGAACATGAATCTGTTTTTATAATATTCTTATTTCTAAGAGCTTTGATTCCTGCCAGCTGTGGATTTTCCAAAATAAAATTTTCTGCTGATGTTGCACCCATTCCTATCAGGAGAAAGTCAGGATTTTCATATAAAATATATTCGGCGGTTAAGATTGGTCTTTCTTCGTCCATACCATCAGCCAGATTTTTTATTACGAATAATTTTAGTATTTCTCCTTTCGCTTTAATTCAGGATATAATTGATACAATATTTACACTTAAAATTCATATTTTAAGCCTATGTAATAATTAATTTCATCAGCAGGTATATAGTTTGTTATACCCGCCCTGTTTGTATTTTGATATTCATTATATTTTTTATTAAAAAGATTGTTCACTCCTGCTATTAAATGTATTCCATTATCAAATCCATATTTAACAACTAAATCTGTTGTACTGTAAGTATCTATTTTTACTCCCCTGCTGTCTTCGGTACTGCTGAAGTAATTTAGATTAATTCCAGTATTTAAGTTTTTTATAATCTCATATGATAGTCCGAGTGTTGCTTTTACTTCCGGCACATACGGAATTTTTTCTCCTTTTTCCGGTCCGGCAGTAATTTTTGCATTTATATATGATAGTGATTCACTTATTACTAATTTTCCAAAGTATTGTTCTGAAAATAATTCCATACCATATCTTCTTGTTTTATCCAGATTATAAAATTCCCAGCCACCGCCGCGTTCCGCAGAAAATACCTGTGAAATTTCATCGTCTGTATTTGTATAATACATTGTCGCACTCACATATGAACCCATTACTACATCCTTCATTCCTATCTCAAAAGTATTATAAGTTTCAGATTTTAAATCATTCAGATAGTAACCTCTTAAAGGGGATTTATTTGTCAGCTGGGCAGGGGCAGGTGACAAGAATCCGTGTTCATATCTGATGTAAACATTTCCCGTATCTCTGTATAAATAATTCAGCCCCAGCTCCCAGGCACTATTATTTTCATTTTTATCAGAATCTATAATAAATTTCCCATCTGTCCTGTTTATTTTATAAGATGCCCATTCTTCCCTGAATCCTCCAATCAGCTGTAAATTTTCCAAAATATTGTGCTTTTCAAGAATATAAAGGCTGTTTGTAGTTTTACTCAGATCTACAACTGCCCTGCTCATTGTTTTCCCATTTGGAAAATATGAATGGCTTCCTCTTAACATGTCATTTTCAAGAAAATTATACCCAAATATCACTTCTCCTTTTGAATAATCATACTTTCCTTTAAAATTTATTCCCTTTTTCTTATCTTCAAATAAACCATCTGTTGTATAAGTCATAACTCCTTTATTGTTCATTTTTAATGTTGTTTTTTTATCCTGAAGATAACCGGTAGCTTCTAACCTTAGATTTTCCAATACATTAATCCCATAATTTAAAGTAAATTCCGTTCTTTTTTCTTCATAATCTGTTAGAGAAGACCCCGCCTGCTGTCTGTCTTCTTCCATTTGTTTTTTAGTAATGGAACTTGAAGCTGTCCTGTCCTCTGTGAAACGGCTTGCTTTTAATGTAAGAGACTGATTACTCGTAATTTTGTAAGTAAGTCCGCCTGCCCAATAATTGTTTTTAAATTTTTCCTTATCTCTATATGTACGTGCATCTCTTCCGCTGAAGTCAAAATTTAAAAACAGCTGGTCTGTCACCTTAAACCCTGTATAAATACTGGCATTTTTGTCATAATGTGAACCATACTCTATTGCTGCCGAACCGCCTGTTTCTTCCGGAGCTTTGGTTATAATATTTACGACACCTCCCACAGTTCCATTTCCATATAATACCGCACCTCCTCCCGGTATTATCTCAATTCTCTCTATATTAGAAATTCCTATTGAATTAATTGGAGTTGCACCATGTGATGTATCAAGAAGATTCATTGTTACTCCGTCAACCATGACTTTTACCTTTGATACTCCCTCGGTTCCCTGACCCCGGATATCAATACTCCCTCCGAAGCCGACATCTACAAAACTAATTCCCGGTGCATCTTTCAGCACTTCCTGCAGATTTTTATACCCTTTCTTTTCAATGTCCTCTTTTGAAATTACAGTAACATTTTTTACCTGCTCTTTCACTGTACTTTGAAAACCTGTTGCAGTTGTTATATTTTCATCCAGTCTGATCTCTCCTTTTACTATTATATCTTCAGTCGCAGTAACTAAAGATGTCACAGCTGCCAGCAGAACAAAAATTACAATTTTTCTTAACATTTGTACCCTCCTTGTTTTTATTTATACGCGTTTGCATACTAAAAATTACGGTTTTTTGCTTATGAAAATTTAGAATTTATATGTTTTTCTTTGATCAGTACTTAAACCTAACAGCTTGCGACTGGACTATATGTTTATTTTATATAGTTTCGAATGGTATTCATTAAACAGTATCTTTATTGTGCCGAAATTTTGATTTTATGTACAAATATAAACTCTTGTTTTTTATTTTGATTTTCAAAATATTTGTTAATATAAACATTATAATTATTATTAAATATTTTGTCAATAAAAAAATTTATTATACAATAAATTTTTATTTCTATTATATCTATTTAATATCCATATATTTAAAGAATGTAAAATTAAAAACCTATATATTATTTTTTTAAAAGAATTCAGTCATATACTGAATATTGACATTAACCGCTGAACTTACCTGACAGTATCTGTAACAGGCTTATGTTTCTCTGAATATATACGTAACATATTAAAAACAGGGATTTTCACCCCTGTTTTAATTGATTTCCTAATTCTTCATGTTTAAAATACGGCTTTTAATGTGACTCCTACTCTGTAATCATCTTCTTTATCATTTCCTGTTTTATAATCACCTGTTACAAATACCCCGTATCTGTCTTCTATTTCCAATCCCATTGATACACCGGTTCTTATAATCCCTTTGTCATCTTCAGGTTTTGAAAGCTTGTGATAACCTGTCTCTATACTTGTTAACTTAGCATACTCTCGCTCATTCAAATCTGCTAATTCATACTCATAAGCAAAATTCAGAGTTCCTTTCAGTTTCCAGCTTTCTCCCACAGGCATTACTCCTTTTAGTTCTACTCCGGCTCTTGGTTTTACGCTCCACGCATCATTTCCTTTTACCTGAAGACTTTCCAATCCTGTTTCACTGAATGTTGGTCTTGTTACATACATTACCCTGAATCCTCCATAAGGTACTATACTTACTTTTTTATTTAAATCAAAGTTTTTCCCTAGGATATTGTCACTTGTTATACTGTATGTTTCATATGTACCATTCATTTCCGATCTGCCAAGCGGTGAACCCCAGTCTATATTTCTGTCTATATTATGAAAACTTACTCTTCCCGTAAGATCATTTCTTAATTCCCAGTCGTTCGACTTATATTTATTATGTGCTCCAAGCTGTATTGTGTCTACCCATTCTTCACTTTCATTTCCGTCTTTGAATTCAAATACTGTATGTAAATATCCCAGTGAATAGCCGAAAGTATGTCTGTATGTTCTCTCTACTTCTCTTAATGCCAGAGCTCCGGCTGTTGTATAATCATATCCTGTTACCCCGTCTGTTTTTTCATTATTTTTCCCTTTTCCTGCTATTACACTTACTTTTACATTCTCCTTTGTATTATTCACTGAATCCTGCATTAAATTAAGCGAATTTTCAAGAGATTCCGCTATATCATTTTCTCTGTGATTAATATTGGAATATACATTTCCTGCTAAACTTCCCATTATGTTTCTGAATTCTTCTTCTGTTTTTATATATCCTGTTTTATTATATATTTTTACTCCGTCTTCGGAAGCACTTAAATAATTATTTTCCAGTGCTGAACCAAATTCTTCAAACCATAATCCATCTGTAAAATCCGTAAAACTTTTTCTTGACATATACACATCCGAACCTGTTCCGGTTGCTTTTGGAGTAGCTTCCCATAAAAGTGATCCGCTTATAAAATCATATTGTCCGGATGTAGCATTTATTACACCTTCCAGCTTATAAACATTTGCATTTGTTCCATCTGCGAATCCCGGTAATATTACTATCGGCTTTGATGTTGTTATGTGATCTGCTGTTATTGATGTTCCTGACAGCTCAAAATCATAATCAGGATTTGAAGACGCCTGCTTTGTTGAAGGATCAGGCTTTATCATTACCTGTATTCCGCCTAATGCCAGCACTCCGCTTGTTTTTATGATTCCGGCATTTATCAGTTCAGGCAGTGTATGGACAGTTCCCGCTGAATTTATTATATTCCCTGTTGTACTTCCGTTTATAATTGCTGATCCTGTCTCTACATTATGTCCGGTATCTGCTGGATCAGATGATACGAATATCTGACCGTTTGCACCGTTTATATCTATAGTTCCGTTATTTATTATTACTGTTCCGATATTAGCATACATTCCTATTGCATTATCACCGGTTATATTTATCTGACCGTTATTTATCAGCTGTGCTCCGGCTCCTTTTCCTGCCATACCTATTGTATTATTACCTGTTACATTTATTATATGATTATTTGTAACTATCCCGCCTTCAGTATACATTCCTGTGGAATAATCACCGGTTGTAGTTATTAATCCGTCATTAACTGCTGTTCCTCCCTTAGCTACTATTCCATATCCCCCGTAACCTGCTGATATACTTCCAGACGCATGATTTACAATTGAAGCATTTTCTCCGTATATTCCCACTGCATATTTGCTTTCTTCTATATCCAGTTCTTTTGATCCGTCTTTTTTAGTAATAAAAACTAAGCCTGAATCTGCTACATTTACAGTTCCATAGTTATCTACAGTTCCGCCGTAATTATATATTCCTACATTATTATTTCCACCCATTAAGAATATCGAACCGTTATTAGTCATTGCAGCTCCGCTTAAACCGCTCACAGAATCCTGCCCCATATAAAAACCGATATTATCTGAGCTTAATGACATAAGACTACCGTTATTTACTACTGTTGCTGCCTCTGAACTGTACATAAATACAGAATCTTTATCGACAACACTGTTTGTTCCTGAATCATTTGTAAATGATCCGCCTTTTATTATAAATCCATAGTTATTACTTCCTACATTCAGGTGCCATGAGTTCCTAACCGCAGAATAAACTCCATATACTCCCACTGCTCCGTTTGTTCCCATATTGAGACTGGAACCCATATTCAAATTAACGATTCCTCCTGTAGAATATATTCCTACTCCCGAATCTCCTATATTAGATATCCCGTTATTATTTACAACTCCTCCGTTGCTATAAATTCCGATGGAATTTTTCCCGGAAGTAACGGTTCCGAAATTCGTTATTGTGCTTCCTGATACTGCACTGTAAATACCTATTCCGGGGTCTGAAGTACTTGTAGAGTTTCCTATTTCTAATATCGCTGACATATTATTAATTATGTTATGAGAATTCGTTCCTATTGAATATATTCCTATCGCTTTATCATCTGCAAGATTTATAGTACCGTTATTTCTTATCTGCATTACCGCCGAACTGTTATTATCTGCATAGATTCCTATTGCACCTGTTCCGCTGCCTGTTATAATCCCTGTTCCTAAATTTTCTACACGATCTCCATCTTTCAGATAAATACCCTGAGAACCGGTTCCTACAGTTATTGTTCCGCTGTTTACTGCAGACGAATTCAGCCCCGAAGTCATCAGTCCTGCTGAACTGTCCCCTACACTAATCATATTGACATTGCTTATTCTTGAGCCATTTT from Sebaldella sp. S0638 harbors:
- a CDS encoding ABC transporter substrate-binding protein gives rise to the protein MKAKGEILKLFVIKNLADGMDEERPILTAEYILYENPDFLLIGMGATSAENFILENPQLAGIKALRNKNIIKTDSCSLMRGSPGIIDEMSKLYSEMKKLINSSIFR
- a CDS encoding TonB-dependent receptor, which codes for MLRKIVIFVLLAAVTSLVTATEDIIVKGEIRLDENITTATGFQSTVKEQVKNVTVISKEDIEKKGYKNLQEVLKDAPGISFVDVGFGGSIDIRGQGTEGVSKVKVMVDGVTMNLLDTSHGATPINSIGISNIERIEIIPGGGAVLYGNGTVGGVVNIITKAPEETGGSAAIEYGSHYDKNASIYTGFKVTDQLFLNFDFSGRDARTYRDKEKFKNNYWAGGLTYKITSNQSLTLKASRFTEDRTASSSITKKQMEEDRQQAGSSLTDYEEKRTEFTLNYGINVLENLRLEATGYLQDKKTTLKMNNKGVMTYTTDGLFEDKKKGINFKGKYDYSKGEVIFGYNFLENDMLRGSHSYFPNGKTMSRAVVDLSKTTNSLYILEKHNILENLQLIGGFREEWASYKINRTDGKFIIDSDKNENNSAWELGLNYLYRDTGNVYIRYEHGFLSPAPAQLTNKSPLRGYYLNDLKSETYNTFEIGMKDVVMGSYVSATMYYTNTDDEISQVFSAERGGGWEFYNLDKTRRYGMELFSEQYFGKLVISESLSYINAKITAGPEKGEKIPYVPEVKATLGLSYEIIKNLNTGINLNYFSSTEDSRGVKIDTYSTTDLVVKYGFDNGIHLIAGVNNLFNKKYNEYQNTNRAGITNYIPADEINYYIGLKYEF